GTGTCGTCGTCCATATCAAGAGTAACCCCGGTAACCTCTTCAAACGCTCTTATATTTCTGCCCTCTTTTCCTATTATTCGCCCTTTCATATCGGATTCCGCCAATTTTATTTTTGAAATGGTGTATTCCACTACATAATCGGTAGAAGCTGTATGCATTGCGTCTAAAATAATATCTTTGGCAATTTCATCCGATTGCTTTTTTATTTTCTCCTCCGCCTCCCGCACCTTTTTGCCAATCTCGTCGGCAAGTTTATTTTCCACCGCTTCTAGAACTATTTTTTTAGCTTCTTCTCTTGTAAACCCAGATACTTTTTCAAGCCTATCCACTTGCTTGGCGCGGATTTCGTCTATTTCTTCCGTCTTTTTTTTATTAAAAGCTATGGACTCTTCCAAACCTTTTTCTTTTTCCCCAAGATCCGCTTCCTTTTGCTCTACACGATTAGACCGCTGTTCCACCGTTTTTTCCATATCGCTTAAATTTAATCGAATTTTCCTAACCTCGTCTTCCGCTGATTTTTTAATTTTTAAGGCGTCTTCTTTTGCGGAGATTATAATTTCTTTAGCTTCTGTTTTGGCGGCAAGGAGAGGATCTTCTTTCTTTTTATCAAAAGATTTATCTTTTCTGCCAAGAAAAATGCTTGAGAGGGTAGCAAAAATGTTACTCATAAGAAATAAAAGCGTTAAAAGGAATAAAGGAAATTAGAAACGCGACAACCGCTTCGTAAAGGTAACTTTTTTAATTAAAGACCTTAATTTCCGCATTTTCCTTAAAACCACAAAAAACTAAATGTTATGGTGATATTAAAGGTTTTGGGGTAAATAGTCAAATGAATGCGCTGGACACCTATAGAGAAACTTGTAACTACTCATGGTTATTGACACACCGTCATTGCGAGGAACCCTGAGCTTGTCGAAGGGGAACCCTGAGCTTGTCGAAGGGGAACCCTGAGCTTGTCGAAGGGGAACCCTGAGCTTGTCGAAGGGGACAAAGCAATCTTCCTTGTCATTCCAACCTACGAGTTGGAATCCAGACATTCCTTTCCTAGATTCCAGCTTTCGCTGGAATGACGAGTGAGTGGGATTGCTTCGTCGTTCGCCTACGGCTCGCTCCTCGCAATGACGCAGAGGATATACTTGCTAATCCTCCAACGCCGTTTCTAGGGAATTGTATGAAAAACCGCGGGAGAGAAGATAATTTTTAAGTACCCTCTTGTCTTTATAACTTTTAGACTTTTTACTAATCACCCTCTTTACAGCCTCTTTTTCCATATCCTTATATTCCGCATCTTCCAAAAGCTCCTCCACTAAATCCTTATTCACCCCTTTAACAAAAAGCTCGCTTTTAATAATTCTAAAACCTTTAGGGTTTGAACTAATAAGCCGCCACTCTATAAAACTTCTCGCAAAATTTTCGTCATTAATCAAATTTAAATCCACAAGCGTTTTTATAATTTTTAAAGTGGCGCCTTCAATTTCTTCTGGAGATTTTTTTTTATAAAGTTTTTCTTTGATGTAACTGGATATTTCTTTTTCGCTTCGGGGTCTAATTGAAATGTATCTTAAAACCTTATTAAAAAGAGAATTATTTTCCATCGTCTATTAACGCCGCCTCCGCATCCTCGCCTATCTCAATAGGAGTAGCCACACCTCCTTTAACAACCAAGTTTCTTATTTTCTTCTCTATTTCCTCGGCAATTTTTTTATTCTCTCGCAGGTAATTTTTGGCGCCTTCTCTGCCCTGCGCAAGATTATTTCCATTGTATATAAACCACGAACCGCTTTTCTTAACTACCTCAAACTCCACTCCCACATCAACTAAATTACCTTCTTTAGAAATACCTTCATTAAACATAATGTCAAATTCCGCAATTCTAAACGGGGGAGCCACCTTATTTTTAACCACCTTAACCTTAACCCTGTTTCCCGAAAAAGTGTTTCCATCTTTAATACTTTCCACCCGGCGAATCTCCATCCTAACGGAGGAATAAAACTTTAGCGCGCGACCTCCCGGAGTAACTTCTGGGTTCCCAAACATAACGCCTATTTTTTCCCTTAACTGGTTTGTAAATATAACTGTGGTGTTACTGCGCGAAACTGCGGCGGTGATTTTTCGCAGAGCTTGGCTCATAAGACGCGCCTGCAAGCCCATAAAACTATCTCCCATATCGCCTTCAATTTCCGCCCGCGGGGTTAAAGCCGCAACCGAATCTATAGCCACAACATCCACCGCTCCCGAACGGATTAATGTTTCGGCAATCTCTAAAGCTTGTTCTCCAGTATCTGGTTGGGAAATAAGCAAATTAGCTACATCCACCCCAATCCTTTTGGCGTACAAGGGGTCCAAAGCGTGTTCCGCGTCTATAAAAGCGGCAGTTCCGCCATTTTTTTGGGCTTCGGAAATTATATGAAGAACTAGAGTCGTTTTGCCCGAAGCTTCAGGACCAAATATTTCCACAATTCTTCCTCTGGGAACTCCACCAACACCCAGCGCCAAATCAAGCGCTATAGAACCGGTGGAAATAACATCCATTTCACGATTTTTAGGACTGTCTCCAAGTTTCATTATGGCGCCTTTTCCAAAATTTTTTTCTATTTGACTTAACGCGCTTTGAAGAGCTTGGATTTTTTCACTTTGTTTCTCCATAAAATTATAATATATCCCAAAGGAATTATTGTAAAGGGAAACTTTCTGACTAGAGGGTTGCCCATCGTCATTGCGAGAAGGAACGAAGTGACGACGAAGCAATCTCACCAAGATTGCTTTGTCTAGTTCCCTCGCTACGCTCGGGACAAGCCTCGCAATGACGGGGTATAAACTTGGAACATCGGCGCTTAAACTACAAAATCTCCAAAATAAAACCCACCTTTATAGCGGGAAACTGCGGAAAAAGAAAAACCCCCGTCTCATTATCTTTTCCGGCAACATTAACTTCGTTTCTTCCTATTTTCAAATTCTTTATACTCCCGGAGTATAGTGGCTTTAACTCCCCATCTTCTTTTACTTCTTTGGATTTTTTCAAATCCTCCAAACTCTCCCATACACAAACTTTATCCTTAACCTTTAATCTTCCCGCCAAAACCTTGCATCCCGCCACAATATCCCCGCTTTTGGGAAGCTTGAATTTGGCAATAACTTCCCCCCTACCCTTAATTTTTTCCTCCGCAAGCTCCAATAAACCATCTAACGCCCCCTCTATATCTTCAAATAACCGATAGATTATTTTGTAGGTTCTAATTATAACTTTTGCTGATTTTGCCATATCTAAAACATTCCTGGGAACAGGTACGCTCAAACCTAATATGACAGCCCGAGAAGAGATGGCAAACAAAACATCCGATTCCGAAACAGGACCTACTCCTTCTTGCAGAATGTTTATAAAAGTATCCTCTTTTTTTAGCGCTAAAAGAGTGGACCTTATAGCGTCTAAAGACCCGCGCGTATCCGCTTTTATTATTATATTAAGGGTCTTTCCACCACTCTTGATTTCCTTAGCGGACGCGGTTTTCCCCATCTGCGCAAAACTTTCTGATTTAAAAAAGTTAGGGTCGGCGCTTATTACCGCGCCCAGTTTAACTGGTTTGGTAAAACCTAAAACCTCCATCGGTTCCCCCGGCAAAATTTTTTTCACACGCTTGCCTCTAAAATCCATTAGAGCTTTAATTTTGGTTTTCTGGCCATCTTGAGAATACGCCATATCGGAAACAGAAAGCTTACCAGTTTTAGCTATAACCGTGCATACCGCCCCCTTTTTGGGGTCCTTTCCCGATTCTATAACCACACCATAAAAAGGTTCCGCAGTATTCGCCTTAAGTTCCATAATTTCGGCTACTAAAAGTATCAAATCAAGCAAAGCGTCCACACCGTTTCCCGTTTTAGCCGAGATTTCCGCGCAGGAAACATCCCCACCCCAACCTTCTACCAAAATATTATTGTCCGCAAGCTGTTTTTTTACCTTATTTATATCCGCTCCGGGCAAGTCCATTTTGTTAAAAGCGATTATATAAGGGGTTTTAGAAGATTTTGCCAAATCAATAGCTTCAAGAGTTTGCGGCATAACTCCCTCGCCCGCCGCTATAACTATAACAACAATATCCGCCGCCTTTTCCCCCATAGCGCGCATTTTAGCAAAAGCGGCATGCCCCGGGGTATCAATAAAAGTAATTTTTTTGTCTTTAATTTCAACTTGATAAGCCCCTATTTTCTGAGTTATTCCCCCAACCTCTTTTTCGGCTATTTTAGTTTTGCGAATATAATCAAGGAGAGTAGTTTTTCCGTGGTCAACATGACCCATTATGGTAATGACAGGTGGTTTCTCTATTAAATTCCCGCTGGTTTGTGGAGTCATATTAGAGTTTAAGGGGTCAGACCCCAATGAATTTCCTATTTCTTCTCTTTTTTTTCTTTTTTAACCTTCTTATCCTTTTTAACTTTAGAGGATTTTGCCTTCTCTTTCACAACCTTTTCCTTGTCTTTGCTATCTTCTTTCTTTTCCACGCCACTGCCGTCACCTTTTATATCTATTTTCCAGCCGGTTAATTTTGCGGCAAGCCTAACATTTTGACCATCTTTTCCTATAGCTAGCGAAAGCTGGTCGTCGGGAACTACAACTTCCGACTCTCTTCTCTTCTCGTCAACTTTTATACTCACCACTTTGGCAGGAGAAAGGCTAGCGATTATAAATTTACCTATATCCTCGTTAAAACTTATGATGTCAATTTTTTCTTCCCCAAGTTCCGAAACAATGGTTTGAACTCTAACCCCTTTTTGACCCACGCAAGCTCCAACCGGGTCCACTCTTTCGTCAGAGGAAGAAACCGCCATTTTGGTTCGACTACCCGCTTCCCGCGCTATAATTTCTACTTTAACAGCTCCGCTTGATATTTCTGGAACTTCTTGGGTAAACAGCGCCTCAATAAATTTGGGAGTACTCCTTGAAACTATAACCTCATCACCTTTTGGTCCCTGCGCAATTTCTTTAACTAAAACTTTAATTTTTCGGTTAGCCAGATATGTTTCGGTAGGCACTTGCTCGTTAACCGGCATAACGCCTTGCGCCCTGCCCAAGTCCAAAATAACCACATTTCTGTCAACTCTAAAAATGTATCCCGAAACTATTTGACCTATTTTCTTTTTGTAGTCCTCAATAATGGTTTGTTTTTCGGTTTCTCTTATTTTCTGCAAAATTACTTGTTTTGCGGTTTGAGCGGCGATTCTGCCAAATCCGGGCGGGGTAGCGTCTTTTCCGGCAACCAGTATATGAACTTCCCCGGTTAAGGCGTCCACTTGCGGGTCAATATCGTCAGTGGGAACACCGGGAAAATCCTTTTTATAGGCGGATATCAGAGCTAGTTTTATGGAATTAATTACAGATTCGGAGGAAATTCCCCGTTCCGAGGCAACTTGATTTAAAGCCGCGTTAAATTCTGTTATAGCCATAATTAAAAAAAGAGGTAAGTTTAATCTTACCCTACAATTGTAACTGTATCAAAACAAACTCCCCGCGTCAATCCGCAATTCGGGTCGCAATTCGGGATAATCCCAAACGGGATTATCCCTATTTAGAAATCAAAGCTAGGATAAGTCCAAGGAGAATAAAGACCAATAACCAAAGGGCGGTAAGACTAACAAGTTTTAGGGCTTTTTTAGTTTTCTTTTCTTCCCAAAAAATGAAGAAGGGATAACCCAATGTTACTAAAGCGCAAACAAGAGCGGAAAAAGAAAAAATAATAAGGAATAGAACAGGGCCCCAATAGTTAGGCGTATTTCCAAACAAGTTGTTTCCTTGCCAAAAAAGTAAGCTTACCAACCCGCAATAAAAAACAAGACCCAAAGCTTGCAAGAACCCAACAAATTCTAAGGATAACGGTTTTTTACTTCTCATAAATTTCATATCCACATAATAACATATTTTACAAAGGGTGCTCTTTAGCCAAATTCAAAGGTATTTCTCCAAATGGATTTGGGTTTCGGAAACTTTTTTGGTTTTAAGAAACCCCAATACCGCCTGCATCATCGCGGGATTTCCGCAAAGAAAAATTTCCGTATTCTTTACCTCGTCTAAATCCTTTTCAAAAAGTTCGGGAATGTATTTCGTGTTCCCTTTCCAATCTTTATCGGGACGAGAAATGGTTACAACATACCTAAAGTTGGGGTATTTTTTCTCCAAACTCTCAAAAACATCTTTATATAAAATATCCTCTTTTAACTTCGTGCCGAAATAAAGAACAGATTTGGCATTGGGTGCCCTTTCGTACAAATTAAGAATATGACTTTTTATGGGAGCAATACCAGAACCCGTTGCCAAAAAATAATAAGTGGTATCCAAATTTATTTTTGCGGGCAGAACAAAAAACCCCAAAGGCGCTATAAAATTAACAAAATCCCCCACTTTCAAATCCCTAAAAAACTGTCCGCCAGGTCCTTTAGTGCTGTAATCCACACAAAGCTCAATTTTGTTTTTTTCGCTCGGAGAACTTGCTATGGAGTACGCTCTTCTCACCCCGCCTCCAACATCCACAGATACATATTGACCCGCGGTAAATTCCAACACTTTTGGTTTTTCCAAATGAAGCTCTGCGCGGCAAGCCGCGCAGTATCTTCTTTTGCTCGCTTCGCGAGGGAAATCCGCTCTCATCTGCGGAGCAAGCTCCACAGTTTTCTCGCTCACAAAATAAAAGTCCATAATAAAAAACCGCGTGCCGAATTTTTCTTTTTTGGTTACAAGAGAAACAAAATTTTCAGGATGCATTGATTTTCTTTAGCGCCTTTAATGGAAGAAGAGCGCAACCAATTCTAGCGGGAGTTATCTCTCCTCCCAATAAATTCAAAACAAACTTGTCGTCAATTTTATCAAGAACTTTAACACTCTTTCCCTTTAAATAATCCGTTAAAAGCGATGCGGACGCCGTAACCAACGCGCACCCACTCCCGTTAAACTTTATGTCTTTAATCTTATCATCTTTAATATCCAAAGTTAATTCTATGGTGTCTCCGCACAACAAATTTTTTTCTAAAACACCTAAAGAGGGGTTTTTAATAATACCCTTGTTATGCGGATTTTTAAAATGTTCCAAAATTTCTTCTTTGTACATTGCATTAAACCTCAAACATTAAATATCTTCTTCGCTTTGTTTATGCCTTCAATCAACGCATCCACATCCTCTTTATTATTATACAAATAAAAACTTGCCCGGGCAGTTGCGGACAAACACAGCCGTTGGTGCAAAGGCATAGCGCAATGATGCCCGCTTCTTATTGCTATCCCTTCCGAATCCAAAACGCTTGCTAAGTCGTGAGGATGAATCCCCATTACATTAAAAGAAATTACCCCGCTTCTTTTAGAAACATCCTTTGGTCCATACATACCCACACCGGGTGTGGGTATGAGCTTATCAATACAATAAGAAACCAAGCTTTTTTCGTATTCTTCTATTTTATCCATTCCTACTTTTTCCAAATAATCCAAAGCCGCGCCAAATCCTATCACTCCCGCAATATCCGGAGTGCCGGCGTTAAATTTATCGGGTAGGTCTGCCCATACCGCTTTGTCAAAATACACCTCTTTTATCATTCCTCCGCCAAAAAAGACGGGGGGCAGTTTTTTCAAAATATCCTCCTTTGCCCATAAAACCCCCACCCCAAGAGGACCAAGCATTTTATGGGAAGAAAAGGCGTAAAAATCGCAACCCAAATTCTGGACATTTATTTTGGTATGAGGAACAGCTTGCGCCCCATCAACTAAAATAAGCGCGGAAGAACGGGATTTTACTAAACGGACAATATCTTTAATTGGATTTATGGTGCCCAAAACATTGGATATGTGGGAAACCGCAACCACTTTTGTCTTTTTGTTAAGTAAGGACTTAAGATGGTCCAAATCCAAAGTTCCGTCTTTTCTAATACGCACAATTTTTAAATTTTTAACATTGCTTAAACCAAAAATATTCCTCTCCTTGCTCAAAACATTCATCCAGGGAAGGATATTCGCGTGATGCTCCATTTCGGTTATAATAATTTCTCCATCATCCTTCCAAAACCTCCCATTTTTTATGCAGACGGCCACCATATTTATCGCCATTGTCGTACCCGATGTAAAAACAATTTCGTTTGGAGAATGGGCATTTATGAAGTGGGCGGTTTTTTTATATACCCCATCAAACATTTTCGAGGCCTCTTCGCTTAAAGTATGAATTCCCCGATGGATGTTTGCATTATGGTTTAGATAAAAATCCGAAATAGCGTCCACAACCACACGGGGCTTTTGGGTGGTGGCGGCATTGTCAAGATAAACAAGTCTTTTGCCGTTTATTTTTCTATTTAGTATTGGAAAATCTTTTTTCACTGTAGTTATCATATATTTTAGGGTTCAACCCTAACAAATCCCTGCGCGATAAGGTTTTCTGCAAAAACCTTGCTTAAACCGCGAGACATTAAATAAAAAGTTTCCTTCTCGGACGGTTTGGAAATAGAAACACTATGAGAACATTTTACATCATTATTCTCTATTTCAAGCGCGGGACTTGCGATAACTTTGCAACCTCTCCCCACCAAAAGAACTTTCAAAGACAAGTTGGAGTCGCAATTTGTAACATTTTTCTCCACTTTTACATTCCCTCTAAAGGTAAGTTCCGCATTATCGTATAGCACCGCTTTAACCAGAACCTTAGCCAAACTATTTTTTGCCTTATGGACAACAGTTGCGTCCACATTAAGCATCTCGTTCTTTTTAAGAACAATCGTCTCCACCACAGAAACAGCCTCCTCTGATTCTTTCAGTTCCAGATTTAGTTTTTTCTCCCCCTTTTTTGGATTTGTGAATTTGTATTTTGTCATTTTAATTTTTTATCCTACTCCGCCTTCCATCTCAAGCGAAATTAAACTGTTTAATTCCATTGCGTATTCCATAGGAAATTCTTTGGCAATAGGCTCAATAAACCCATTGACCAGCATACTTACCGCTTCTTGTTTTGGAATTCCCCTACTTGTTAAATAAAACAACTGTTCCTCATTTATCCGCCCTACAAGAGCCTCGTGGCTAATTTGTGGGTTTTCTCCTTTAATATCCATAAGAGGGTAAGTATCCGACCTTGAGTTTTTATCCAAAATCAAAGCGTCGCATACAACATTGCTTTTGCAATTTTCAGAAGTTTTTGCAATTTTAACTAGCCCCCTAAAACTAGACCGTCCGCCATTTTTGCTTATAGATTTAGAAATTATTTGGCTAGATGTATTGTTTGCCAAATGAACTACTTTTCCCCCCGCGTCCTGATGCTGATTTTTTCCTGCAAACACCATACTTAAAATAATCCCTTTAGCGCCTTCTTCTAAAAGATAAACCGCTGGATACTTCATAGTAATTTTAGAACCCAGATTACCATCCACCCATTCCATAACACCGTCTTGATAAACGAACGCTCTCTTGGTAACGAGATTATAAACATTTTTGCTCCAGTTTTGGACAGTGGTGTAACGAACGCGGGCGTTTTTCTTAACAAAAATCTCCACCACCGCGGAATGCAAAGAGTCCGTGGAATATATAGACGCAGTGCAACCTTCTAAATACGAGACAAAACTGCCCTCATCCGCAATAATTAAAGTTCTCTCAAACTGTCCCATATTCTTGGCGTTTATTCTAAAGTAGGCTTGCAAAGGTAACGCCACTTTTACATTTTTAGGGATATAAATAAACGATCCCCCGCTCCAAACGCAAGAGTTCAAAGCCGCAAACTTATTGTCTGTG
This window of the Patescibacteria group bacterium genome carries:
- a CDS encoding recombination regulator RecX; this encodes MENNSLFNKVLRYISIRPRSEKEISSYIKEKLYKKKSPEEIEGATLKIIKTLVDLNLINDENFARSFIEWRLISSNPKGFRIIKSELFVKGVNKDLVEELLEDAEYKDMEKEAVKRVISKKSKSYKDKRVLKNYLLSRGFSYNSLETALED
- the recA gene encoding recombinase RecA, translating into MEKQSEKIQALQSALSQIEKNFGKGAIMKLGDSPKNREMDVISTGSIALDLALGVGGVPRGRIVEIFGPEASGKTTLVLHIISEAQKNGGTAAFIDAEHALDPLYAKRIGVDVANLLISQPDTGEQALEIAETLIRSGAVDVVAIDSVAALTPRAEIEGDMGDSFMGLQARLMSQALRKITAAVSRSNTTVIFTNQLREKIGVMFGNPEVTPGGRALKFYSSVRMEIRRVESIKDGNTFSGNRVKVKVVKNKVAPPFRIAEFDIMFNEGISKEGNLVDVGVEFEVVKKSGSWFIYNGNNLAQGREGAKNYLRENKKIAEEIEKKIRNLVVKGGVATPIEIGEDAEAALIDDGK
- the infB gene encoding translation initiation factor IF-2, whose amino-acid sequence is MTPQTSGNLIEKPPVITIMGHVDHGKTTLLDYIRKTKIAEKEVGGITQKIGAYQVEIKDKKITFIDTPGHAAFAKMRAMGEKAADIVVIVIAAGEGVMPQTLEAIDLAKSSKTPYIIAFNKMDLPGADINKVKKQLADNNILVEGWGGDVSCAEISAKTGNGVDALLDLILLVAEIMELKANTAEPFYGVVIESGKDPKKGAVCTVIAKTGKLSVSDMAYSQDGQKTKIKALMDFRGKRVKKILPGEPMEVLGFTKPVKLGAVISADPNFFKSESFAQMGKTASAKEIKSGGKTLNIIIKADTRGSLDAIRSTLLALKKEDTFINILQEGVGPVSESDVLFAISSRAVILGLSVPVPRNVLDMAKSAKVIIRTYKIIYRLFEDIEGALDGLLELAEEKIKGRGEVIAKFKLPKSGDIVAGCKVLAGRLKVKDKVCVWESLEDLKKSKEVKEDGELKPLYSGSIKNLKIGRNEVNVAGKDNETGVFLFPQFPAIKVGFILEIL
- the nusA gene encoding transcription termination factor NusA, which produces MAITEFNAALNQVASERGISSESVINSIKLALISAYKKDFPGVPTDDIDPQVDALTGEVHILVAGKDATPPGFGRIAAQTAKQVILQKIRETEKQTIIEDYKKKIGQIVSGYIFRVDRNVVILDLGRAQGVMPVNEQVPTETYLANRKIKVLVKEIAQGPKGDEVIVSRSTPKFIEALFTQEVPEISSGAVKVEIIAREAGSRTKMAVSSSDERVDPVGACVGQKGVRVQTIVSELGEEKIDIISFNEDIGKFIIASLSPAKVVSIKVDEKRRESEVVVPDDQLSLAIGKDGQNVRLAAKLTGWKIDIKGDGSGVEKKEDSKDKEKVVKEKAKSSKVKKDKKVKKEKKEKK
- a CDS encoding iron-sulfur cluster assembly scaffold protein, with protein sequence MYKEEILEHFKNPHNKGIIKNPSLGVLEKNLLCGDTIELTLDIKDDKIKDIKFNGSGCALVTASASLLTDYLKGKSVKVLDKIDDKFVLNLLGGEITPARIGCALLPLKALKKINAS
- a CDS encoding cysteine desulfurase, coding for MITTVKKDFPILNRKINGKRLVYLDNAATTQKPRVVVDAISDFYLNHNANIHRGIHTLSEEASKMFDGVYKKTAHFINAHSPNEIVFTSGTTMAINMVAVCIKNGRFWKDDGEIIITEMEHHANILPWMNVLSKERNIFGLSNVKNLKIVRIRKDGTLDLDHLKSLLNKKTKVVAVSHISNVLGTINPIKDIVRLVKSRSSALILVDGAQAVPHTKINVQNLGCDFYAFSSHKMLGPLGVGVLWAKEDILKKLPPVFFGGGMIKEVYFDKAVWADLPDKFNAGTPDIAGVIGFGAALDYLEKVGMDKIEEYEKSLVSYCIDKLIPTPGVGMYGPKDVSKRSGVISFNVMGIHPHDLASVLDSEGIAIRSGHHCAMPLHQRLCLSATARASFYLYNNKEDVDALIEGINKAKKIFNV
- a CDS encoding SufD family Fe-S cluster assembly protein, whose amino-acid sequence is MTKYKFTNPKKGEKKLNLELKESEEAVSVVETIVLKKNEMLNVDATVVHKAKNSLAKVLVKAVLYDNAELTFRGNVKVEKNVTNCDSNLSLKVLLVGRGCKVIASPALEIENNDVKCSHSVSISKPSEKETFYLMSRGLSKVFAENLIAQGFVRVEP
- the sufB gene encoding Fe-S cluster assembly protein SufB, which codes for MVNLNLDNYKYGFSYPEEYVFKSKKGLNEDIVREISAIKDEPLWMRKFRLNALDVFKSLPLPNWGGDLSGINFDNIYYYLKPARTQVKKWEDLPKDIKKTYDRIGIPEAEQKYLAGVKAQYESEIVYGSLLSDLEKCGVIFLSMDEGLKKYPELVKEYLGKAIPSTDNKFAALNSCVWSGGSFIYIPKNVKVALPLQAYFRINAKNMGQFERTLIIADEGSFVSYLEGCTASIYSTDSLHSAVVEIFVKKNARVRYTTVQNWSKNVYNLVTKRAFVYQDGVMEWVDGNLGSKITMKYPAVYLLEEGAKGIILSMVFAGKNQHQDAGGKVVHLANNTSSQIISKSISKNGGRSSFRGLVKIAKTSENCKSNVVCDALILDKNSRSDTYPLMDIKGENPQISHEALVGRINEEQLFYLTSRGIPKQEAVSMLVNGFIEPIAKEFPMEYAMELNSLISLEMEGGVG